Proteins from a single region of Paraflavitalea devenefica:
- a CDS encoding caspase family protein, which yields MPVGTALSRKSIPPLTYAKNINLHLREMKMKFLFIIALLINTAVKVRAQQYEEPIHKVVTLHTIAFADTYDPAIGKFCQQDLNNISREFEYIAVAANLKYEDHNKHILTINNFSTKAIDSILKTSWKGETFSQYDVLIVYFSSHGYRVSEDTTLFPNLAIENEAFKGINSYSLHQHIRNQVRFNLQITIIDACNKIAHEIKETVNYIKTPGLIQNQQPPESTIQPSSIPIIVNSIDRINYTELFRNVSGEVIITSSQPGYYSYPDPRGGSFFTNSLINSLHREKSLKNNTKNWQNIFEDAKSETVKNIKAFKGFSNWADYKPVWNDTISLIDYVHPNYGVYMTAGKEFAENEKYQLKVSYVKDSAKRDTIVNCFINPKGEWGRSAETMLSEMHSVQYKIYSKNADGSYSLQTMSSNNRDNNFNIQLRGKQEDKIMAVIKFNSGLHCRLNIMHF from the coding sequence TAAAGGTTCGTGCACAACAATATGAAGAACCAATTCACAAGGTAGTAACCTTGCATACCATTGCCTTTGCAGATACATATGACCCAGCTATTGGAAAGTTCTGCCAGCAGGACCTTAACAATATAAGCAGGGAGTTTGAATATATTGCTGTAGCAGCCAATTTAAAATATGAAGATCATAATAAACACATTCTCACAATCAATAACTTTTCTACAAAAGCCATCGACAGCATTCTAAAAACATCCTGGAAAGGTGAAACTTTCAGCCAATATGATGTGCTCATCGTGTATTTCTCAAGTCATGGCTATAGAGTTTCTGAAGACACCACCTTATTTCCCAACCTTGCCATAGAAAACGAAGCGTTTAAAGGAATTAACTCGTATTCACTCCACCAACACATTAGAAACCAAGTACGTTTTAACCTTCAAATAACTATTATTGATGCATGTAATAAAATAGCGCACGAAATCAAAGAAACAGTCAATTATATAAAGACACCAGGGTTGATTCAAAACCAACAACCACCTGAATCGACAATTCAACCTTCGAGCATTCCGATAATTGTAAATTCAATAGACAGAATTAATTATACCGAACTATTCAGAAATGTTTCCGGTGAGGTTATTATTACAAGCAGTCAGCCTGGTTATTATTCCTATCCAGATCCAAGAGGCGGAAGTTTCTTTACAAATTCTCTCATAAACTCTTTGCACCGGGAAAAAAGCCTTAAAAACAATACAAAAAACTGGCAAAACATATTTGAGGATGCCAAATCAGAAACAGTAAAAAACATCAAGGCCTTTAAGGGTTTCTCAAATTGGGCTGATTATAAACCTGTCTGGAATGACACAATAAGCCTTATTGATTATGTGCACCCCAATTACGGAGTATATATGACTGCAGGGAAGGAATTTGCAGAAAATGAAAAATACCAACTCAAAGTATCCTATGTAAAGGATAGTGCAAAGCGCGATACCATTGTTAACTGTTTTATAAATCCGAAAGGAGAATGGGGCAGATCTGCAGAAACTATGCTTTCTGAAATGCATTCTGTACAATATAAAATTTATTCTAAAAACGCTGATGGCAGCTATAGTTTGCAAACGATGAGTTCCAACAACAGGGACAATAATTTCAACATCCAGCTTAGAGGGAAGCAGGAAGATAAAATAATGGCAGTTATTAAATTTAATAGTGGCCTGCATTGCAGACTAAATATCATGCATTTTTAA
- a CDS encoding acyltransferase family protein: MKLGSIQFLRGMAATLVVYAHSIDLTQRYGKPWQGRFHYLSDVGCIGVDLFFVISGFIITYVAGKYTGASEGTQFLQKRFYRINPIYYIASIVYILSLMIRSWMAHKTYPIWSEKFINSALDTLMVIPLGDGYSPLLMIGWTLSFEWLFYILFFLTILTRVKRKILLLSAIIGVLILLRYVLRPTDLRFAFITNPIMLEFLTGVLLCQLYLHLKKIPVWIPVLLLVVGIAGYVVLVFYNNPLIAAIMPIMNGSLSLDRFLYWGLPSGCIAAGCIFLDKAGKLNRLWNNRFSMLLGDASYSIYLVHFTAFSLLGILYRQVGFFLPPDLSIFFQVLVALGISIAFYWWVEKPLLKWLQKPSRKNKPLETFPTPSAQPQAT, translated from the coding sequence ATGAAACTCGGCTCTATACAATTTTTGCGGGGCATGGCGGCGACGCTGGTGGTGTATGCGCATTCCATCGATCTGACGCAGCGGTATGGCAAGCCGTGGCAGGGACGCTTCCACTACCTAAGCGATGTGGGGTGCATCGGGGTAGACCTGTTTTTCGTAATCTCTGGCTTTATCATTACTTATGTAGCAGGTAAGTACACCGGCGCCAGCGAAGGCACCCAATTCCTGCAGAAACGCTTTTACCGCATCAATCCCATTTATTATATCGCCAGCATCGTCTACATTCTCAGTCTCATGATCAGATCCTGGATGGCCCATAAAACCTACCCTATCTGGTCGGAGAAGTTTATCAATTCCGCCTTAGATACCTTGATGGTCATTCCATTGGGCGATGGTTATTCGCCCCTGCTAATGATCGGCTGGACCCTGAGCTTTGAATGGCTGTTCTACATCCTGTTTTTCCTCACGATTCTCACCCGCGTTAAAAGGAAGATACTGTTATTGTCCGCCATTATCGGTGTGCTCATCTTGCTGCGCTATGTGCTGAGGCCCACCGACCTTCGGTTTGCTTTTATCACCAACCCCATCATGCTGGAGTTTTTAACGGGTGTACTGCTTTGCCAGCTTTACCTGCATCTAAAGAAAATTCCAGTGTGGATACCGGTGCTACTATTGGTGGTGGGTATTGCCGGATATGTAGTATTGGTATTTTATAATAACCCATTGATAGCCGCTATCATGCCTATTATGAATGGCAGCCTAAGCCTGGACAGATTCCTGTACTGGGGCCTGCCCAGCGGTTGCATTGCCGCCGGCTGTATTTTCCTGGACAAAGCCGGAAAGCTGAACAGACTTTGGAATAACCGCTTTTCCATGTTGTTGGGTGATGCCTCCTACTCTATTTACCTGGTACATTTCACTGCCTTCTCGCTGCTTGGTATTTTGTACCGGCAAGTGGGATTCTTTTTGCCACCGGACTTAAGTATCTTTTTCCAGGTATTGGTGGCCCTAGGCATCAGTATTGCCTTTTATTGGTGGGTGGAAAAGCCGTTGCTCAAATGGCTGCAGAAACCTTCTAGGAAAAACAAGCCGCTGGAAACCTTTCCTACTCCGTCTGCACAACCACAGGCGACCTAG